A region of the Chryseobacterium cucumeris genome:
TTTTGGAAATTAGTTATATAAAAAGTTTCGGCAGCCCTTCAGGCTGCCGAAACTTTTTATATGGGAGATATTTAAAGTCTTTTAATCTTCTATTTTAAAATCCACAACTGCGTCCAGTTTGGGATATTTAGTTGCAGAAATAAATTTCTTTCCGGTACAGTCTATTTCCAGCCAGCCCTTCTTTTGTTTCACATCTCCGGCTTCCATTACGAAAGGAATAAATGAGATGTCACTTTTCCCATCTTCTTTGATTTCTCTGTACTGAACTGCAATATCCAGAATACATTCATGGTCTGTATTCAGTTTTACATTTCTGTAAATTAAATCATAGTGAGTTTCCTGGTTCTCAGGGATTTCAAGATAAGTTTCCCATCCTGTAATATCAGAGTTCAGTTCACTGATTGCTTTTAATGCATAATAAAGAGCAATGGTATAGTATTTTCTTGTTCCTTTTCTGCTATAATCATCTATAAAATGTCCCCCTTCAAATAATATCGTTGGCATACCTCCTTTGATAAAGTTGTCTCCGGTAGAAGTTGGATAAAATTCATCAGAATACCTACCAATCTGGTTGGGAATCATTTCTTTTAAGTGGTTGTATATACTTCCAATGACTGCCATACATTTCTTTCTGTTTTCGGTAACAGTACGTTCTACATCTTCCGAAGGAGCCAAAAAGGAAAGTGTAGCGGGATGAATACCATCAGTAGTAAAAATAGTTCTCTGCTCATGAAGGTTTAAAGCATAATCATATTTTTTGGAAGCTGCTGCTTTTTTCAGGAATTTAATCTCCTTACTTGCTTCGTTATGAAAATCTCTGTTCAGGTCAATATCGGCAGCATTCAGTCTGGTCCATCTTTCTGATCCATCCGGATTCAGCATGAATATAAAATCAAGTGTTATTTTACTGAATAAGTCCTCCTTCATTTCCGGAGCTTTATCAAGACTTACCAGAAGATCAAGCATAGCATGAGTGGCATTGGATTCATTACCGTGCATTTGCGACCAGGCCAATATCTGAATGTTTCCGGTTCCGATGCTTAGCTGATAAATCGGTTTATCTAAATAGGATGTTCCGATCTCTTGAATATAATCGCTGAGATTGGCCTGTAGATAAGAAAATAATTTTTCAGGGGAAATATAGCGATTTGAGAAATCGGGGTTTTGAGAATAGATCTGTTCAAAATTCATTGTAGGAATAGTTTACAAGAATCAAATTTAGCCATTTTTAGCCAAAAACTTAAATTAACATTTGTAAATATTAGTAAAATTCACAAATTTACATTTGACATCTGTTCTGAAAATTGTTTACAAGATTTAAATTATTTAATTTTAGAGTTATAAAAATAAGTTGACAATTGTAATATTATTAAACAGCACCGGAGGACAATTTGTCTGTGGATAAAATTGTGGATTGCGAATAATTTAATATAATATATTTAAAATATTAAAAATCAGCACTTTATGAAGTTTAATTAAACTGTGTTTATAATAATACTTTAAGTGTAAAAATAGAGTGTTTTTGCTATTTGAGGGTTATTTTGCTAAACATAAAAATTGTGGAAAACCAAGTTGCTTAGTAGTGTATACATATGTAAAACCACAGAAAAATCAAATGGATGTCTGAAAATTATTCAAATAATACTTTTATCAGGAGTTTTAATCTTTGATAAAATGAGTTGCTTAACAGGAACAGTATTTTCCCCTCAATTTGGCCAAATATGGGCCTAAAATAGTATATTTACATCAGTAATTTACTACTGTAACTCTATTAAAATTGCTTTTATATGTGTTTTATAAGGTATTTATCGATAATCTTATTTCCGGAAACGATTTAAGTAGTTTAATAATGTATATTCTGTTTTTAAAGATATTTAATGGATAAAATAGCTCCATCGATCGGTTTAATTTACATTTTTAAACCAGTTTTTTTAAAGAACAGTAGTCTTTTACCAGATCGAAACTATCTGTCTACAGCTGTAATGGTAGATTCATCTGATAAGTAAATACAATTGTAATTTACATATAATGATTTGATTTTAAAACAATTAAAACTTTGTTACAAATGTATACAAAAGTAATTTCAAGTTATTTACATTTGTATTTTGCATTTGTAAATTATATATGTTACATTTGTAAAATAATTAAAGGCTTATTTTTATGAGTTTAAATGAAAGAATTTCCAAAATTATAGAGTATTCTCGTCTTACTCCTTCCGAGTTTGCTGATGAAATTGATGTGCAGCGTTCGTCCATTTCACATATCACGTCAGGAAGAAACAAACCTTCTCTTGAGTTTATCATAAAAATAAAATCCCGTTTCCCGGAACTTCTATGGGACTGGCTGGTTACGGGTGAAGGTGAAATGCTAAAATCCCATCTGCCCGAATCAGAAATTAAAGAAGAATATACGGAAGAGGAGAAAATAAAAACAACTCCACTACCCGATCTTTTTACGATGATGAATGATGATGATGAATTCGGAAGTAATGAAACGGAAAAAGAAGCTCCAAAATCAAGCTCTGGAGAATCGTTTATACCGGCCCATGATAAAGCTCCGGAAAAAATATCGGATTCTCAGCGATTAGAAAATTCGGGTGATCATATTTTAGGACAACTATTTGGTAATCAACAAAGTAAAATAAAACGAATTGTTCTGTTCTACGAAAACGGAAAATTTGAAAGTTTTGAGCCTTAAAAAACCTGATCAAGGAAATGATCAGGTTAAAAAAATATTTGAAGAAGAAAACTAAAGCTATTGCTTTATTTTATTTTAAAAAATTTTCACGGATACCAGTGACAGAGTTTTTACCTTTTATGATCGTCTGATCCCCTACTATATTTTTATAATTTAGTTTTAATAAGAGTGATTAGTGTATGGATGGTTACTGTCATAGGACAGAAGTGTACTAGTAAATGAAGATAGTGTTTTATGTTTTTTTATAGTTTTATCAAATATAACTATTTAAAATCAAATCAACAATAAAAATCGAATTATTTTACACTATAACCAACGCATCTTACTATTATATTCATTATCATTAATTCACTATTCCATTCCGTCTTTTAATTCCAATAAAAAAGACCTGCAAAACTGCAGGCCCTATATATATTGTGGACAATACTATTATTTCTTTCTTCTTTCCAATTCTTTTTTGATCAGTCCAAGCTCTCTTCCGGTTTGTCCGGCCACAGAGGTGTTTTCCTGGGCTCTTCTAGTTAAATAAGGGACAACATCCTTTACAGGTCCGTATGGAAGATATTTAGCCACATTATAGCCTTTATCTGACAGATAGAAAGTGATATTATCGCTCATCCCGTAAAGCTGTCCGAAATAAATGTGCGGATTGCTGTTTTCCAGAGATTTTGCTTTCATTTTATCCATAATCAGCTCAGAAGAGATTTCATTATGGGTTCCAAAGAATGCTGACACTTTATCCAGATGATCCATTACAAAGTCAATTCCTGCATTATAATTTTTATCTGAAGCCTCTTTTGTCGGCTGAATAGGATCTGCGTATCCTTTTTCTGCTGCTCTGGCTCTTTCTTTTTCCATGTAAGCACCACGAACGATTTTATAACCGATGAAGTAATTTTTCTCTCTTGCTCTCTGAAGATGTGCCTCCATATACTCCAGTCTTCCGGTTCTGTACATCTGGATGGTATTCCAAACTATAGGTTTCTGCTGGTTATATTTCTCCATCATTTCTTCACAAAGATGGTCTGCTGCGTCCTGCATCCAGGTTTCTTCAGCATCTACCATTACTTTTTTATCATGTTCATGGCAAAGACTGCATACTTCATCAAATCTTTTTACCACTCTTTCCCATTCTTCTTTCTGGCTGGTAGTAAGCTCAGCTCCTTTTCCAACAGCTTCATAAAGATCAATTCTTCCGAATGCGGTAGGTTTAAATACAATAAAAGGAATCGCCGGATTTCCTACTGAGAATCTTACAATGTCCTTGATTTCTTTGCAAACCGCATCAAAAGTTCCTTCATCTTCTTTCCCTTCAATGGAATAATCAAAAATACTCCCAACTCCCCTTTTAAACAGCTGTTTTACAACTTTCATGCTTTCTTCACGGGTTTCACCACCGCAGAACTGCTCAAATAAGGTATTTTTTACAATTCCGGTAACGAAAGGGAAATTGTTGTGTACTGTGAAATTCAGAACAGATGTTCCAAGGCTTGTAAGGGTGGGCTGTTCAATCATTTTAAACATCCAGTAAGCCTTTCTCAATTGTGCATCAGACTTGTCTGCAAATGCAATTTTAGTATCATTAAAAATGGGCATTCCTATTTATTAAATTTAGTTATGCAAAGGTAATAATAACCTCAGTTTATTTAAAGAATTTTTTTACAATTTATGCTCTATTCCGTTTAAAAGCATGGCGATGATTCCTACAAAAACCCAGAATCGTAATACATTCAATGTAAGAAAGTTACTTCTTCTGGAAGCATTTAAAAGAAGATATATGCATACAATCATGACAAAAAGCCCGCCGGCAAAATAATAAGCCATGAATCCGGTAGTGCTGGTTTTCGTAATAATATTCATTGAAACTGCCATGGTAACGATCAGTAAAGAAGTCAGAATAATTTTTGTATTTCTGCTTTTAAAATAATTGGGAATGGTAGTATATCCGAAAGCTTTATCCACACTTCTGGTAATCGTATCTTTCACAATATCAATACATAGCAGGATAAGGAATAGAAAAACAGCCATCAGAAAAACCTTTTTGGAAAAAGTTTCGTAATACACCATCATTCCAAAGAACGGATACAGCGTCAGACTGACAAAAGTAAGGTTGTTCAGGATCAGTATTCTGCTCAGTTTATGGCTGTAAAACCACATAAAGAACTGATAGACCAGAAAAAAAACAAATACATTATGAGAAATTATCCAGGCTACCCCTAGAGAAATTGCACTTAGTGCCAGGTAGGCATAGAGAAAATATTTTTGTTTGATGAAACTCTGAACCCTTGTTCTGAAGGGTTTTACTACATGATCTTTCTCCAGATCGTAAAATTGGTTGATGATACCACCTGCCAGAATCGTAAGGACAGTACAAAAAATAATCCCGTGTACTTTGAAATCGAAGACAAATTTTCTGAAAGATTCATCCTGATTGAACAGGAAAAAAGTAGATACATAAAGTGCAAACGTCAACAGAGCAGCTACAAAAAACCGTGCTCCGAGAAGAAAGCCCACGAATTGTGAAAATCTGTAAAATAGAGATTTTGATAAATAGTTTTTAGATTGGAAAGGTTCTTTTTCAGAATTCATTCCAATCTGTTTAAAATCTGTAAATCACTTCTTTTTGGAAGCCGTCAAGCATTCTTTCTGCTTTTGCATAGTCTTTGGTAAATCCTAAGATATAGCCGCCTCCACCGCTACCGCACAGTTTCAGATAATAAGCGTTAGAATCCAGACCTTTTTTCCAGATGTTAAAAATACTTTCAGGGATCATAGGACGGAAATGTTCATAAGCCCAGTGAGAAAGCTTTTTAAGGTTTCTGAAGAATGGATTCATGTCTTTTTTAAGGAAAGATTCGATACATGCATTGTTATAACGGATGAACTCTTCTTTCAGGGTTTTGCGGAAACCTTCTGTTTTCATTTTTTCGAAGAAAATCTGAATCATAGGTCCTGTTTCACCTGTCATTCCGGAATCTATCAGGAAAATAGCTCCTTTTCCTTCTTCACCTTCGGGAATATTTACCCTGTCTAAATTCTCTTTATTTTCGATAAGGATTGGCAGATTCATATAACAGATCAGTGGATCCATTCCTGAACTTTTTCCATGGAAATAGCTTTCCATTTCACCAAAAACAGCTTTTAATTTTTTAAGATTATCTTTTGAAATGTTTTCAGGATTCAGTTTGCTGACTGAATATTTTTCAAAAATAGCAGCCACTAAAGCACCGGAACTTCCCACTCCATACCCCTGAGGAATATTGGAATCAAAGAAAAGTCCGTTTGAAATATCATTTTTGAAGCTCTCGATATCCAGCTTAAAGTCGTCGGAAAGATCAAGTGCTGTAAGAAATTCAGAATATTTCTGCAAATGTCTGTTGGAATTAAGTTCGAAATCAGAACTCAAATCTGAGAATTTCAAAGTCCCTTTATAGAAGCTGTAAGGTACAACAAGCCCCTGGGAATCTTCAATCATTCCGTATTCTCCAAACAGGATTATTTTTGCATAAAATAAAGGATTGGTCATATTGACAATAAATCTTTTTGCAAAGTTAAAAATTATTCCGCTGAATATAAGCAAAACTCAGGCCGAATTGTCTTCTATTTTACTTTCTTTAGTTCTTCTATTAAAAATACGAAAAAAATATGATAAATAACTATAATTTCATAGATAAAATTCAATGAATTACCTTGACAAAAAAAGACGTTAAAAATAACGTCTTTCAATTTTATAATGTTTCTCTGTCTTTTCTCATTTTAACCTTCAGGAATCTGATTAAAACCAATCCTGCGGCGAAGAATATAGTCATGGACAATGCTGCAATACGCATATTATTGAAATGTTCGATCAATGTTGCAAAGATAAATGTTCCGATGATAATAGCAATTTTTTCCAACACATCATAGAAGCTGAAATAGGTTGTATTCTCCATTGAGTTCTCAGGCAGAAGTTTTGAATAGGTGGATCTGGACATTGCCTGAAGCCCTCCCATTACTAACCCTACTACTGCAGCAACTCCATAAAACTGGTATTCTACTGTTGGGTTTTCTTTGTTCAGGAAATAAGCCCAAAGACAAGCTACAATCCATAGGATGATCGCAATTGAAATAACATTTTTGTTACCAATTCTCTTTGATAACCGTGAGAAAATAACCGCTCCAATGATTGCTTCAATCTGAATCACCAAAAGAGTTCCGATCAGCTTATCCTGAGCAAGGTTAATTTCACTTTTTCCAAATAATGTAGCCATAAGGAAAATCGTCTGCATTCCTACACTGTAAAAGAAGAAGCTCGACAGGAAGAATTTCAGGTTTCTATCTTTGAAAAGCTCTCCTCCTACCTTAAACAGCTCGTGGAAACTTTCTTTTGCAATATCTTTATAGAAGCTCAGGTTATCTTTAAATACTTCAAAGAAGCCTCCCTGTTCTTCATGTTTTTTGAAGATATTCTTATAGTTCAGCAGTACTAAATCTTTAGGCAGTTTATCTTTCACATCCCCAAACTGAGGAAGGTGCTTGAATGTATATTGAGAAAAACCGAACCACCATGCTCCTGTCAGAAGGAAACTGATTCTTGTAAACAGCAGCTGCTGCGCGGCTCCTTTAGCAAAAACCTGAATCAGTACCAAACAGATCACCACCAAAACTACGGAACCGATGTATCCGTAAACATACCCTCTTGCAGAAAGCGCGTCCTGTCTGTCCGGTGTTGCAATATCCGGGAGGAAAGAGTTATAAAAAACTAAACTTCCCCAGAAACCGACACTGGCTGTAATGCTGAATAAAAGTCCCAGAAATACATTATGCATTCCCGTAAACATGGCCAATCCCATACAAGATGTTGCACCAAGATAGCAGAAAAACTGCAGGAAAGACTTTTTATTTCCAATCGTATCCGCTAATGAAGATAAAAATGGAGACAGCAATACTACGATAAAGAATGATATGGTAAGGGAATATCCATACACCGCATCTGGCTGATATTCTTCTCCAAAAATTTTGATCATATGTCTTACCGGAACATCAATCCATGTTTTTGTTTCTGCCACGTATTCTTTTTTCTCGTAAGCAGTAGTAAGGATAGAGTAATAAATGGGAAAAATGGTAGAGGTAATCACCAGGGAATAAACAGAATTTGCCCAGTCATATACAGCCCAGGCTTTCATAATTTTCGGATTATTCTTTATGTTTTTAGGCTGTCGATTCTCAGTTTCAGACATTTCAAATATATATTAGTAGCACAAAAATAGAAAAACTACGGAATATTCTACGGTTTTTAATATTATTTTGAAAATAATAATTGTAAAGTATTGAAATAACTCAGCAAAGTTTTAATCACATTTGATACCATCAAAGGTTAGACCGCATCTGTTGAAGGTATACAACCTCCTATATTTATGTAGATAAATTATCTGGCTGGAATTATAAAGTTCAGCCCTGTAACTAAAAAATCGGGGTTTAAAGACCCCGATTTTTATATTTTAAACCACAAAATGCGGTTATATACTTATCAATTATACGTTTTCAATCACAATTGCAGAAGCACCGCCACCACCATTACAGATAGCAGCAGCTCCGTATTTCGCATTATTTTGCTTCAATACGTTGATTAATGTAACGATGATTCTTGAACCTGAACTTCCCAGTGGATGTCCTAATGCTACAGCCCCTCCGTTTACGTTTACTTTAGCAGCATCCAGCCCTAAGATTTTGTTGTTTGCCAGTCCTACAACTGAGAAAGCTTCGTTGAATTCGAAGAAATCGATATCGGAAACTTCTAATCCTGCTTTTTTAAG
Encoded here:
- a CDS encoding M14 family zinc carboxypeptidase, with product MNFEQIYSQNPDFSNRYISPEKLFSYLQANLSDYIQEIGTSYLDKPIYQLSIGTGNIQILAWSQMHGNESNATHAMLDLLVSLDKAPEMKEDLFSKITLDFIFMLNPDGSERWTRLNAADIDLNRDFHNEASKEIKFLKKAAASKKYDYALNLHEQRTIFTTDGIHPATLSFLAPSEDVERTVTENRKKCMAVIGSIYNHLKEMIPNQIGRYSDEFYPTSTGDNFIKGGMPTILFEGGHFIDDYSRKGTRKYYTIALYYALKAISELNSDITGWETYLEIPENQETHYDLIYRNVKLNTDHECILDIAVQYREIKEDGKSDISFIPFVMEAGDVKQKKGWLEIDCTGKKFISATKYPKLDAVVDFKIED
- a CDS encoding MFS transporter, yielding MSETENRQPKNIKNNPKIMKAWAVYDWANSVYSLVITSTIFPIYYSILTTAYEKKEYVAETKTWIDVPVRHMIKIFGEEYQPDAVYGYSLTISFFIVVLLSPFLSSLADTIGNKKSFLQFFCYLGATSCMGLAMFTGMHNVFLGLLFSITASVGFWGSLVFYNSFLPDIATPDRQDALSARGYVYGYIGSVVLVVICLVLIQVFAKGAAQQLLFTRISFLLTGAWWFGFSQYTFKHLPQFGDVKDKLPKDLVLLNYKNIFKKHEEQGGFFEVFKDNLSFYKDIAKESFHELFKVGGELFKDRNLKFFLSSFFFYSVGMQTIFLMATLFGKSEINLAQDKLIGTLLVIQIEAIIGAVIFSRLSKRIGNKNVISIAIILWIVACLWAYFLNKENPTVEYQFYGVAAVVGLVMGGLQAMSRSTYSKLLPENSMENTTYFSFYDVLEKIAIIIGTFIFATLIEHFNNMRIAALSMTIFFAAGLVLIRFLKVKMRKDRETL
- a CDS encoding helix-turn-helix transcriptional regulator encodes the protein MSLNERISKIIEYSRLTPSEFADEIDVQRSSISHITSGRNKPSLEFIIKIKSRFPELLWDWLVTGEGEMLKSHLPESEIKEEYTEEEKIKTTPLPDLFTMMNDDDEFGSNETEKEAPKSSSGESFIPAHDKAPEKISDSQRLENSGDHILGQLFGNQQSKIKRIVLFYENGKFESFEP
- a CDS encoding UbiA family prenyltransferase, whose protein sequence is MNSEKEPFQSKNYLSKSLFYRFSQFVGFLLGARFFVAALLTFALYVSTFFLFNQDESFRKFVFDFKVHGIIFCTVLTILAGGIINQFYDLEKDHVVKPFRTRVQSFIKQKYFLYAYLALSAISLGVAWIISHNVFVFFLVYQFFMWFYSHKLSRILILNNLTFVSLTLYPFFGMMVYYETFSKKVFLMAVFLFLILLCIDIVKDTITRSVDKAFGYTTIPNYFKSRNTKIILTSLLIVTMAVSMNIITKTSTTGFMAYYFAGGLFVMIVCIYLLLNASRRSNFLTLNVLRFWVFVGIIAMLLNGIEHKL
- a CDS encoding mevalonate kinase; translated protein: MTNPLFYAKIILFGEYGMIEDSQGLVVPYSFYKGTLKFSDLSSDFELNSNRHLQKYSEFLTALDLSDDFKLDIESFKNDISNGLFFDSNIPQGYGVGSSGALVAAIFEKYSVSKLNPENISKDNLKKLKAVFGEMESYFHGKSSGMDPLICYMNLPILIENKENLDRVNIPEGEEGKGAIFLIDSGMTGETGPMIQIFFEKMKTEGFRKTLKEEFIRYNNACIESFLKKDMNPFFRNLKKLSHWAYEHFRPMIPESIFNIWKKGLDSNAYYLKLCGSGGGGYILGFTKDYAKAERMLDGFQKEVIYRF
- a CDS encoding proline dehydrogenase family protein — translated: MPIFNDTKIAFADKSDAQLRKAYWMFKMIEQPTLTSLGTSVLNFTVHNNFPFVTGIVKNTLFEQFCGGETREESMKVVKQLFKRGVGSIFDYSIEGKEDEGTFDAVCKEIKDIVRFSVGNPAIPFIVFKPTAFGRIDLYEAVGKGAELTTSQKEEWERVVKRFDEVCSLCHEHDKKVMVDAEETWMQDAADHLCEEMMEKYNQQKPIVWNTIQMYRTGRLEYMEAHLQRAREKNYFIGYKIVRGAYMEKERARAAEKGYADPIQPTKEASDKNYNAGIDFVMDHLDKVSAFFGTHNEISSELIMDKMKAKSLENSNPHIYFGQLYGMSDNITFYLSDKGYNVAKYLPYGPVKDVVPYLTRRAQENTSVAGQTGRELGLIKKELERRKK